GCATTTGGTTACAATACATTAAcattgtatgtgtttgtctcataTTTCCAGAGTGCTCctaagaaaacaacatttggacCTCTGGCAGATGAAGACAGAATTTTTACAAACCTTTATGGTCGCCATGAGTGGAGGTAAGACCCCTCATTAATTTTGTGTTCtcaggaaaataaacattgtcCCAGTTATGCACGAACTGAGCGTCTTTGTAGTATTAGAACTAATCAAatgataaagaacaaaaaaacattcctcaCCTGCTCGTATTTGTGCTTCAGGCTGAAGGGGGCATTGAAGCGTGGCGACTGGTACAAAACTAAGGAGATCCTTTTGAAGGGAGTCGACTGGATCATCAATGAGATCAAAGTGTCTGGCCTGCGTGGGAGAGGTGGAGCAGGTTTCCCTACAGGCATGAAGTGGAGCTTCATGAACAAGCCCAGCGATGGCAGGTTAGTGAGGAGACAGACTGATGCAAAAAGTAACCTAAAGTTGGcttgaatattatttttttctttttaaaaagccacTGTGTTTTTGATCCGTTCTTTCCCCATCTGTGCATTTACAGAAAGCTATAACAGTCTTTAGTATGCAGTTTTTGAATGATTTACTTGCAAAccatatttcagtattttcaacCCAGATCTGATTTCTCGCTTTAGGCCAAAGTATCTGGTGGTGAACGCTGATGAGGGAGAACCTGGCACCTGTAAGGACAGGGAGATTATGAGGAATGACCCGCACAAGCTGGTGGAGGGCTGCCTGGTTGCTGGGAGGGCCATGGGGGCTCGCGCTGCTTATATTTACATCAGAGGAGAGTTCTACAATGAGTCGTCCAACCTGCAGGTGAAAATGAACAGAGTGAACCCTGAGACGTAAACTTTTTTAAAGTATGCTCCAAATCAACCAATCACTGTAAtataatttgaaaacaagctTAAGGGCTGAGTATGTCTGTTGAAAGAATTCTTAAATATGGGCTTGTTTGGTACGTTTTGGACTGCAGCATATTTGTAActaattttttaattattttcagtaGTTTAGCAGTGCAAGAATGATTGTGCAAGACTTTACAATAAATCATCCTGTTAAAGCACTGTATTTTCAATATCTGTTCTTAGGTAGCTATTAATGAGGCCTATGCTGCTGGACTCATTGGAAGGAACGCCTGTGGCTCCGGTTACGactttgatgtgtttgtgatgcGTGGTGCTGGAGCGTACATCTGTGGAGAGGAGACTGCTCTTATTGAGTCCCTGGAAGGGAAGCAGGGGAAACCTCGCCTGAAGCCCCCATTTCCTGCTGATGTGGGTGAGTTCcaacacacagaggaggtttAAATATTACAGAAGATGGAAAATTATGATCGTTCTTACCAAAAGCAGCTTTTAAACATCTGCCTCActatctgctgctgtgttaaaggtGTGTTCGGCTGCCCAACAACTGTTGCCAATGTGGAGACTGTATCTGTGGCGCCCACCATCTGCCGTCGTGGAGGCTCGTGGTTTCTCGGGtttggcagagagagaaactctgGCACAAAGCTGTTCAACATCTCTGGCCATGTTAACCACCCCTGCACCGTAGAGGAGGAGATGTCTGTCCCTCTGAAAGAACTCATTGAGAGGCATGCAGGTACATATTACACTCAAAACGTGTCAATTATTTTATCCAGTGTTTGAAGGGGCGTACTGGATTGTTAAGATGACATTCCCTAATTTGAGCCCAGTTTTTGACTTAATTGAAACGAACATCTGTTTGCTAGGTGGAGTGCGTGGTGGTTGGGATAACCTGCTGGCTATAATCCCTGGTGGCTCCTCAACACCCCTTATTCCCAAGAATGTGTGTGAAGAAGTGCTGATGGACTTTGATGGTCTTGTTCAGGCTCAGACTGGCCTGGGTACAGCTGCAATCATCGTCATGGACAAATCCGTAAGTTTTTCTCCAGCagtgtagtgggagactaccttccttatccgtccaattattccactatctgactctgtgactccgctcaaaagttaaagtccaaatctgaggagaaacggctctgagactaagtccaaaaccagaggcaaaacagctcagagactaagtccaaatttgagacaagaccgctcagagactaagtccaaaacagacaagaccgctcagagactaagtccaaaacagaggcgaggcagcaagtcttcagtccaaaaaggtgtttattccaagagaagagttataaatccatgaggtaccccggggcaactgagaaatctgccccgatcaccctcttttataccCGAGGTCCaggtcaccagtgccctcctggaccaccccccttgtcatgatcacgcgagactgtcatcttactattctcatttttgtctgacttccttaaggcctacaaagtgtctcacccaggcccctatctgtggccttgagtgagctgtagctgcacctgctgctcccccagTCCAGCCTTTATTATACCGgaagcatcaaaccttggtctttcatcaggctcaaattccctattaatacagaactgcaagttgtattctcaaatcaatttatatgcatgatcatgaccctgtttgtATCTGCCACTACAGTCCCCCCTTTGGTCCTTCTAAAAAGGACCAACACTTCAAACTTGAACATCAGGGAGTACAGTTGTCTTatcatcaaaacagaaacaacagcatgagtatactgtaaataaaacacaatatacagttTCAAACAGCGTAAATGCAACCCCATCCTACGAGACTGATAATGAGTATCAACCCACAGGGAAGTGCTTCAACTATCAAGACGATAGTTGAGAGCTCTCCCTGAGCCATCTTCTGGACCAGCCCTCAAACAGATGACCCAGTGATATTCATTGACAGGTTTCTATTCTGACCTGGCAACATGACAGGGGAAACATCCTCTCCAATTAGCTGTTTATGAGAGGTAAAATGCCCCACCATGTGGCCCACCAACTGACCTGTTCTGTTGGTGCAAACATAATATGTGTACATACagcattaaatcacacattgtGGTTAACTCTTTGAAGGCACTCGTGACTGTGACACACGTGAATCAAACTCTTGATGAATTACACCATTCAACACctcaaggtttgtttttaagcaTGCATAACTAGGTAACTCGTGCTCATGTGAATATATCATAggtttaagattttttttttttttttttttttttcagaaaagcaCAAGATTACATAGACAAATTCTTAAACCCTTTAGAATTAGAATATTATCTAGACACACTTTGTAAAGATGATCCCTCTTTGGTCAGTTCAGCAAACATTAGATCAGTAATTATTAGATCATTGACGTAAAACTCTCATaccaccttttgtttttgtaaaaaaaaatttcttctGGTATTTTTCCAATGATCCAATTACATAACGACAGGTAAGAGCTCTATCCAATCTTAGCACCTGGACTTAAATGACACGCTTGGGTTATTTGTTAGCCTTGGTGACATATTACCCGTGGTGTTGCCTTGGTTAGTGTGGCGGCCCTAAGGCCAACATTACACCAGAGTCCCTATGAACTTACTGGTTTCCTGTAAACCACACTGGTTTAATacatttcttgtgctttttatgGCACTCAGCTTTCTGACGTGACCTTCACAAATGAGTGCCCGCTtttcttcatcaacacatttacaacatttgacTCTACATAACTATGTTGAATACAAGGGATCGTCGTACAATTGTCGGAACATAATTTATAAacctgtcagcctgtctctctccttgtaCAGTAGTCTCTGTGTTGATAGCTCACCCTTCTTCCTGGAGGGTGCAGGCACTGACAGAtacctctgctctgttgtaTCCATTTGGattgttcctctgcaggagtGGACAGCAACCTTAGCCAGGCTCACAGCCTTGCTGGCACATTTatctaaattacattttgacctCTATCCATGATGTTGTCTTCCTAGCTGATTATCCACGGAGAGCTCATCCTGTAGTTGTGGTTGGGCTAATTGTTGAAGGGCtggattcacacatttttatggtGGTAGCATTGCCCCCATTGGTGGCCGGATACCAGGTCTCATTGCTGCACTTCATTAGTCTCACCACGTCAGGTTGGTTGTGTTTCTCCAGGTTACATACACCAACTCGTCCTCGTGCTacacagaaaaggaagattAGTTTATCAAGTTTACAtagctgtcattgtttttaatttttcattggCATATTTGAGAGTTGGAACTCCATCTATCCAATTTCACTGCCATGTGCACTGCACAACAAGCAAGACATTCAGTTATATCCGAACAGTCACCTCTGTGACTTCCTGGCAGTGGTATTCTTTTGACGTTTGTAACGTACAATACACTCTTATTGGTCTTTTTCTGTGCTTCTTAGTTTGGCcaaatctcttttttctcaGTTACTCTTTAGCCGAATCCATCTACTGGCTTctaaaagtttcattttctgattgtttctgtgtcctAACATGACGTGTTTGTGCGTATTACCTGTAATGTCACCATCCATTCTCTTGACAGTCAGTGGTGCGGGGTAGTCCCACCCAATGTTAACCTGGAGCGTTAGCTATTGTGCCATCGGTGGTTAGTGAACAACCATATGTGTCAGCTTTTACATACAGAAGATGTAGTAGTTCTCCCATTTTCACTATGCCCTTGTAATTGTGGCTAAGGTGACCATGGTAAGTGCACAGTTAACATGTGGTGTGTTAATAGTGGCACATGTCATTAGGACTTCTCTTTCTACCTCCCCCCTTGCGAAACCTGAAAGGGTtagcacaaaaagaaagaaaacaaacaaattaatctgaGTCAGAGAACGCTCTGACTCTGGCCAGAATTCAGGCGTGGACGGGTGGTGTATATCTTGCAGGCCGGACGGTCCTGCACGTGCGCTTTCCAGGGTGTCACTGCCCGTGGTTGTGCTGGTGGCATCATCCTCGGCAGCCTCTCCGACACTACTATCAGTCTTTCACCTGTTGGAGGACACATCTGTAGATTTGAGTTAAACCCCATAAATAGTGCTGCTGAAGCGGTCCCTCTATAGGGCCCCTGCACTGTGGTAGTGGCATTGGGCATCCAGTGAGCATTTCATGCAGGGTTAGATGGGTTAGTCTGTTAGTTTGTGAGTGCATAGACATTAGTGCTAATGGCAAAGCATCTTCTCAGGTGAGTTTACCATTACCATCAGCCATGATTTTGgctattttagtttttgataTACCACTGGCATGTTCTACTGAACCTTGTGACTGTGGACatgttatatgtatgtttttattagatgcttgatgtttctgtagttaaaatgatgattttacttCTTCTGTAACAGGTATGTgaactttgatgtgaaaatcatGATGCAATCAACACAGACACTTTATATATATGCTTTTTTGTAAAGGATCTCAGTATTTTCAACATCATTATATATCATTTCTAATATTTCAGTTCTAATATTAgctttgaatttctttgttATGAACACACCATTTGGGCAATAGAGTAGGTTGGTCAAATGCTACTTGATTAACAACAGCCTTCTTCAGCTCACACCCTGTAACTCCAAAGAACAGATCATAGCGTTTACTTGAATATAAACTGGCTTAAACTGTATTTGCAACACAATTGGTTATAATATTTGAAATAGCAGCTTATATGTAATCGTCGTAAATTGTATATATCACTTGCATATAGGTATTCACTTCAGACAACAACCACTAATGAGACAGCATGCTGAAAGgagcttgaaaaacaacaacaacaaaaaaatacacaacaaaacctTGATgtactaaaaaaggaaaagttcactgaGCTTGGACCCAGTCGACagcgaggagagaaagggagggtgaTTACGTCACACCGGACGTGCAGTAGAGCGGGGGGCGCTAGCAtcccccctctcacacacaccaggggaGGAGCAatggagctgcagtttgaaacacaacttttcagcACACAACTCCCTCAGCCATCAGCGAGATAGGAACCCGCtcttaaaacaatataaaacctGCCCGGGGATGTGTCTCCTCGGCTGTAACCTCAACCGACCGTCACTTGGATTCCTTATCTCAACGACACTTTACACATGCATTTATAAACTCTTAGCCTGCACGAATAGTATTCAtaagtcaaaaacaacacacaagaacaaCCATCTCATAAATCACATTCAATACTAATATATCTATTagcacacacattttagacCAGAACTATCAAGTTTGTCTAATAACCTTCACATCGTTTGAGTACTGCAACACACTTAACCacttattaacagtaatacaaagCTCTTTAGAACAGCAAAAATGTCTCCAATGTCTGACAGTTACATcagcaccaaatcacacaacacTGCAAAATAGCACAATTTATTTTAGGAAACACTAATTTTTCCAGTAGAt
This window of the Acanthopagrus latus isolate v.2019 chromosome 3, fAcaLat1.1, whole genome shotgun sequence genome carries:
- the ndufv1 gene encoding NADH dehydrogenase [ubiquinone] flavoprotein 1, mitochondrial, producing MLSLTRAVVCGVARAPVAVSQGGVTAITRFNSTQSAPKKTTFGPLADEDRIFTNLYGRHEWRLKGALKRGDWYKTKEILLKGVDWIINEIKVSGLRGRGGAGFPTGMKWSFMNKPSDGRPKYLVVNADEGEPGTCKDREIMRNDPHKLVEGCLVAGRAMGARAAYIYIRGEFYNESSNLQVAINEAYAAGLIGRNACGSGYDFDVFVMRGAGAYICGEETALIESLEGKQGKPRLKPPFPADVGVFGCPTTVANVETVSVAPTICRRGGSWFLGFGRERNSGTKLFNISGHVNHPCTVEEEMSVPLKELIERHAGGVRGGWDNLLAIIPGGSSTPLIPKNVCEEVLMDFDGLVQAQTGLGTAAIIVMDKSTDIIRAIARLIEFYKHESCGQCTPCREGVDWMNNMMWRFVKGDARPAEIDMIWELSKQIEGHTICALGDGAAWPVQGLIRHFRPVMESRIAERQQQQARA